Genomic window (Elusimicrobiota bacterium):
ATTGGCCAGGTAGCTGTACCGGTCGGCCACCATGTGATGCCCGAGCTGGACGAGGCCGAGGACCGGGAGCAAAGCGAGGACATAGATCGTCCCCGCGGCCCAGCCGGCGGGCCAGCGGCGCCGCGCCAGGAAGAAGCCGAGTCCGAGGCCGGCGATGACGGCCGCGCTGAGCCAGAACCGCAGGCCCAGGCCGCCCAACGTGGCCGGCATGGAATAGAGGGGCAGCAGATGGACGGGCAGTAGCGTCTTCCAGAGATAGAACGTCAAGCCGTAGACCGCGACCGCCAGGTGCAGCCCCAGGGACCCCGCGGCGTTGGGCACGATGGCGCCGCTGGACAGCTCCGCGAAGAGGTCGATCATCGCGATGCCGACCGCCGGGGCCGCGAAGAGGAGCTTTTCCAGGATGACCCGTCTTTCCGGGGCGCGCAGCCAGCGCGCGGGCGAGGCGGACAGGCGCCGCAGCGGATAACGATCGAGGACCAAGAGTATCGCGGGAAGAGTGACTCCGATCCCCTTCGCCAGCAAAGAGAGGACATAGGCCGCCCAAGCGGCCGCCGTCCAGCGTCGCTCCGCGCCCGCCGCGGGGGCTGTCTTCGCCTTGAGGTAGCAGAGCAAGGTCCCCAAGTAGAACAGGCCGGACAGCAGGCCGCGCCGCTCCGTGGCCCAGGCTACGGACTCCACGCGCAGGGGATGCAGGCCGAAGAGCAGCGCGGAGAAGGCGGCGGCCGTCCGCGTGTCCAGATCCGCGCCGCTCTCCCCGGACGCGCAGGCGAAGAGTCTCAAGCTCAGGAAATAGAAGAGCACGGCGTTGACGGCGTGCAAGAGGAGGTTGGTCAGGTGATAGCCGAACGGCGCGGTCCCCCAGAGGGCATAGTCGAGCGCGTAGGAGAGCCAGGTCAGCGGGTGATACTGGCCGGCATTGCCTTGCGGCAGGGCGAACATCCAGCGCAGATGGGCCCAGGACAGACCGCGGATGTGCTCATTGAGGCTGATGGTGAGTTCGTCGTCCCAGTTGACGAATCCATTCTGGAGAGCCGGCAGGAAGACCGCGAGGGACGCCAAGAAGACCGCGGCGGGGATCAGCCCGGCCCGCAGACGATCGCGTTGCACGGTGACGCTAACTCAAGGCGGGGGTCGTTTCCTGCGCCGGCTCCTTGAGCAGCCAGGCCCCCGCCGGGACGAACAAGGTCCCGAAGATGGTGTAGAGCCGCCAGTAGGTGCCGTGCAGCTGGGTCCAGAAGTGTCCGCCGCCGTGCGCCTTCATGTACCAGGCCAGCATGGCCATGGAGAAGGTCAGCACCGTGGGGATGAGCATCAGGCCCAGCACCTTGCGCGCGGAGAGCTTCCAGTCCGTCATGATGGTCACGACGAAGATGCCCAGCAGCGGCCCGTAGGTGAAGGCGATGAGGCGGAAGGCGAGCCAGAGCAGGTTGTCCATGCTCTTGAGGCACAAGGCCACGACCATGAAGAAGAGCCCGAAGCCCACGAAGGAGAGCTTGGAGACCTTGACCACCTGGGCCTCGGTCTTGCCCTGGCCCCAGAACGGCTTGTAGAAGTCCATCGTAAAAGCCGTGGACAAAGAAGCCAGGGCGGAGTCGGCGCTGCCCATGGCGGCCGAGGCCACCGCGGCCAAAAGCAGCCCGCGCAGGCCGTGGGGCATGACGCCCAGGATGAAGCGCGGGAAGATGTGGTCGTTGTCCGTCATGCCCGCGATGAGCTCGGGGTGCACGCGCGCGTAGGCGTAGAGCCCCACGCCGATGCTCAGGAAGAGGAAGGTGATGGGGATGCCGGCCAAGCCCCAGGCCATCAGGCTCCAGCGCGCCTTGCGGTTGTCGTTGCAGGCCAGCAGGCGCTGCACCATGTCCTGGTCCGTGCCGTAGGCGGCCGAGGAGTTGAAGAAGCCCCAGATGGTCATCAGGGCCATGAGCCAGAGGTTGTCGGGCTTGTACATCTCGGTAAAGTTGAACTTGTTGTAGGGAGTCCCGTCGGCGGTCATGGCGTGGCGGCCCGCCTCGATGATGGCGGGCACGCCGCCCGGCACCTGAGTGACGATGTAGATCAAGGCCGAGACCGCGCCGGTCACCAGCAGACCGAACTGCATCAGGTCGGTCCAGGCGATGGCCCGGCCGCCGCCCAGGGTCGTGTAGGCCAGGATGCCGCCCACCACGATGACCACGCAGTGCGGGTAGGAGAGGCCGCCGCCCGAGACCACTTCCAGCACCTTGGCGATGGCCACGATGCGCACGGTCGAGGCCAAGGAGCGCGTGAGCAGGAAGTAGGCGGAGCAGGTGGTGCGCGCCGGAGGGCCGAAGCGCTCGGCCACGGCCTGATAGATGGAGGTCACGCGCAGCTTCTGGAAGTGCGGCAGGAAGACCATCGCGATGAAGATGGTGGCCGCGATGTCGCCCGGATTGCTCAGCAGGTAGCGATAGTCGGAGGAGAAGCCCTCGGCCGGGGTGCCGATGAAGGTCAGGGCGCTGATGCAGGTGGCCACGAAGCTCGCGGTGGTGACCAGCCAGGGGATGGAGCGGTTGGCCAGGAAATAGTCTTCCGTGGTCTTGGAGGTGCGGTGCGCGGCCCACCAGCCGATGCAGGCCAGGACCGCGACGTAGCCGGCGAGGATGGCTCCGTCGAGCCAGCCCAGGTTGAGTTCAGCGGGCATCGGGCAATTGTAACACAATGCGGGCCCAAAAAGCGCGCCAAAGCCGCGACCTCCGTGGTCTCGGTGAGCTTCTTGAGGGGCACGGCGCGGCGCAGCCGCTCCAGGACCTCGGCCTCGCAGAGCCCGGTCTTGGCCGCGCTCATCTTCAGCACCGCGTCGCGGCCCATGTCCGTGAGCATGAAGCCGGGCATGATGGCGTTGACCGTGACCCCGTGCCGGGCGACCTCGGCCGAAAGGCTGCGGGTCAAGGAGTTGAGGCCCGCCTTGGCGGAGGCGTAGGCGGCCAAAGACTCGGCGGGCTGCGCGGCCGTGATCGAGGAGATGTTGACGATGCGGCCCCACTTCCGGCCCACCATGCCGCCCGCCACCGCCCGGCACAGCAGGGCCGGAGCCACCAGGTCGGTGAAGTAGGTCCGGACCACGTCGTCCGGATCCGCCTCGGCCAGCGGCCCGGGCTTGCCCCAGCCCGCGTTGTTGATCAGGATATCCACCTTCCCCAGCAGCTCCGGGCCGATGCCGGCCAGGAGCTCTTCCACGCCGGCGCGGGTGGAAAGGTCCCCGCCCGCGGCGCGGATCCCGCAGCCCGGAGCGGCGCGTCGCACCTCGTCCGTCGCGGCCGCGAGGTGCTCAACGCTGCGGGCGGCGAGTATGAGCTGGGCGGCGTCCGGGGCGAAGGCGCGGGCCAAAGCCAGGCCCAAGCCGCGGCTGGCTCCGGTGATCATGACGGTCCTTTTGGTCATACGGTCCTCTCCTGGGCCGGTCTCAAGATGAACACGACGGCTATGGCGGCCAGCACCAAGCCGTGGAACAAGGCCGCGACGGCCGCGACCGACAGCCGCTGCAAAGCCAAAGGCACGGCCAAGAAGCCCAGCGCGAAGCCGGTGCGCACGGCCAAGCCGCTCAAGGCGAAGATCTTGCCGCGCACCGCGTCGGGCACCTGCTGCATGTAGGTGGTGAAGTAGGTCTGGTAGGTCCCGTCGCCCACGCCGGCCGTGAAAGAGGCCAGCGCGATGAACCAGGGCAGGCGGGTCTGGAAGATGAGGATCATGCCCGCGGACATCAAGGCCGTGAAGGCCAGGTACAAGGTCTCCGGCCGCAGGCGCTGGAGCCAGGCCATGCGGTTGAGCTGGTAGATGCCGGCCACGTTGCCCCAAGCGTAGAAGAAAAGGATGAAGCCGTAATAGTACATGGGCTTCTCCGGCCGCAGGAGCTTGGAGAACACCGGCCAGCCGATATTGTGCGAGCCGCTGGCGAAGGTGTCGAGCAGCAGGATGAGCAGGAACAGCGCCACGATCCGAGAGTTGGGCAGCCTGTCGATCTCCCGGAACCCGGAGCGCAGCTTCTCCATGAGCCCGCCGTCCTCCGGCGCCGGCGCGCGGCCCTCGCTGGTGCGCATGGAGAGCCGCCAGAGCACGCCGGCCGAGACCAGGTAGGTGGCCGCGTCGATGATGAAGAGCGCATCGTAGCCCTTGAAGAGGAGGCCCGCCCCGGCCGCGCAGAGGCCCGCGGCCGCCACCACCAGGTTGCGGCCGCCGATAAGCCAGGAGTTGGCGCGCAAGGTGTCCTGGCTGCCCAGGATGACGGGCGTGGCGGCGTTGAGGGCCGTGTCGAAGAGCGTGGAGAAGGCGCCCAAGAGCGCCATGAGCAGCACGATGTAGACCTTCATCCAGGACTGCGGCAGGACCACCAGAAGGAGCATGGCCGCGGCGAGCGCGAGGTCCGAGACTATCATGAGCCGCTTGCGGTCCATGCGGTCCACCGCGTGGCCGATGAAGGGCGTGGCCGCGATGCCGGAGAGCACCTTCACCGCCAAGGTCAGCCCCATCCAGGTGGGCGAGTCGGTCAGCTCCAGCATGTAGACGTTGAGCGCTATCATGCTCAGATAGGTCCCGAAATTGGAGGTCAGCCGCGCGGTGACCACCGCGACGAAGGGGAAGCTCAGGCGGCC
Coding sequences:
- a CDS encoding SDR family NAD(P)-dependent oxidoreductase — its product is MTKRTVMITGASRGLGLALARAFAPDAAQLILAARSVEHLAAATDEVRRAAPGCGIRAAGGDLSTRAGVEELLAGIGPELLGKVDILINNAGWGKPGPLAEADPDDVVRTYFTDLVAPALLCRAVAGGMVGRKWGRIVNISSITAAQPAESLAAYASAKAGLNSLTRSLSAEVARHGVTVNAIMPGFMLTDMGRDAVLKMSAAKTGLCEAEVLERLRRAVPLKKLTETTEVAALARFLGPHCVTIARCPLNSTWAGSTEPSSPATSRSWPASAGGPRTAPPRPRKTISWPTAPSPGWSPPRASWPPASAP
- a CDS encoding MFS transporter; the encoded protein is MAEPQGRLSFPFVAVVTARLTSNFGTYLSMIALNVYMLELTDSPTWMGLTLAVKVLSGIAATPFIGHAVDRMDRKRLMIVSDLALAAAMLLLVVLPQSWMKVYIVLLMALLGAFSTLFDTALNAATPVILGSQDTLRANSWLIGGRNLVVAAAGLCAAGAGLLFKGYDALFIIDAATYLVSAGVLWRLSMRTSEGRAPAPEDGGLMEKLRSGFREIDRLPNSRIVALFLLILLLDTFASGSHNIGWPVFSKLLRPEKPMYYYGFILFFYAWGNVAGIYQLNRMAWLQRLRPETLYLAFTALMSAGMILIFQTRLPWFIALASFTAGVGDGTYQTYFTTYMQQVPDAVRGKIFALSGLAVRTGFALGFLAVPLALQRLSVAAVAALFHGLVLAAIAVVFILRPAQERTV